One part of the Tautonia rosea genome encodes these proteins:
- a CDS encoding deoxyribodipyrimidine photo-lyase produces the protein MDSIDEFLQPNPRVRVVRPGEPISNGSCVLYWMQRSQRSEDNPALDLAIALGNALNLPVLAAFGLTADYPGAQRRHYRFLLDAMPEIERGLRDRGVPFVLRLGSPDEVISSLCREIEPAFLVGDENPLRVGQAWRDRVAEQVEVPFRCVDGDVVVPTSLFTKQEYAARTIRPKIHRVWDTYLQPSGPPNTAETSWRGRRLPKGESINPDALLKAIKVGGVDEVPGYRGGPSEARKRLERFVRERLPHYATARNEPTPYMTSELSAHLHFGHISPITCALAAKESDAGQENIDAYLEELIVRRELAINYVTHNPNYDRLQGCPDWALKTLAKHADDPREHRYSAEELERGKTHDPLWNAAQREMVLTGRMHNYLRMYWAKKILEWSPDAETAFTIALDLNDRYEMDGRDPNGYVGVSWAIGGTHDRPWPERPIFGTVRFMSYESTRKKFDSKGYIQRIERLEREGGPVDSA, from the coding sequence GTGGACAGTATCGACGAGTTCTTGCAACCGAACCCGAGAGTGCGAGTCGTTCGTCCCGGAGAACCAATCTCGAATGGCTCGTGCGTTCTTTACTGGATGCAGCGGTCGCAACGATCAGAGGACAACCCCGCCCTGGATCTGGCCATTGCGCTGGGCAACGCCCTGAACTTACCCGTTCTGGCCGCCTTTGGCTTGACGGCCGATTATCCGGGAGCCCAGCGTCGGCATTATCGATTCTTGCTCGACGCGATGCCCGAAATTGAGCGGGGCCTGAGGGATCGTGGCGTGCCGTTCGTTCTGAGACTCGGCTCGCCCGATGAGGTAATCTCCTCGCTTTGCCGGGAGATCGAGCCCGCCTTCCTCGTCGGAGACGAGAATCCGCTCCGGGTTGGCCAAGCCTGGCGTGACCGGGTGGCCGAACAGGTCGAGGTGCCGTTTCGGTGCGTTGATGGCGACGTGGTCGTGCCAACCTCGCTGTTCACGAAGCAAGAATACGCCGCCCGGACGATCCGGCCGAAGATCCATCGCGTCTGGGACACGTACCTCCAGCCCTCCGGACCGCCGAATACCGCGGAAACCTCTTGGCGAGGTCGGCGATTGCCCAAAGGAGAGTCGATCAACCCCGATGCCTTGCTCAAGGCAATCAAGGTCGGAGGCGTGGACGAAGTGCCGGGGTATCGTGGCGGGCCGAGCGAAGCCCGCAAGCGTTTGGAACGTTTCGTTCGCGAGCGTCTCCCCCACTACGCGACCGCCCGGAACGAGCCGACACCTTACATGACCAGCGAACTGTCGGCTCATCTGCACTTCGGACACATCAGCCCCATCACCTGCGCCCTGGCGGCAAAGGAAAGCGACGCGGGCCAGGAGAACATCGATGCCTATCTGGAAGAATTGATCGTCCGTCGCGAGCTGGCCATCAACTACGTGACGCACAACCCGAACTACGATCGGCTGCAAGGCTGTCCCGATTGGGCACTCAAGACCCTGGCCAAGCACGCTGACGACCCCCGCGAGCACCGCTATTCGGCTGAGGAGTTGGAGCGGGGCAAAACCCACGACCCGCTCTGGAACGCCGCGCAACGCGAGATGGTTCTGACGGGCCGGATGCACAACTACCTTCGAATGTACTGGGCCAAAAAGATCCTTGAATGGAGCCCGGACGCCGAAACCGCGTTCACGATTGCCCTCGACCTGAACGATCGCTACGAGATGGACGGCCGCGACCCGAACGGCTACGTCGGCGTTTCCTGGGCGATCGGCGGCACCCACGACCGTCCCTGGCCCGAGCGGCCCATCTTCGGCACGGTCCGCTTCATGAGTTATGAAAGCACGCGCAAGAAGTTCGATTCGAAAGGGTATATTCAGCGAATCGAACGACTTGAACGCGAGGGCGGGCCGGTCGATTCGGCATGA
- a CDS encoding DUF1559 domain-containing protein, whose amino-acid sequence MSPSDRFGNRRGFTLIELLVVIAIIGVLIALLLPAVQSAREAARRAQCTNNLKQIGLGLANYESSHNAYPPGRLQPDRTDSAGNPVTGRYTSYGSVPGNWTGNISVHTHILNFMEQVNAYSAMNFSVATSNRLTTGGVVSNANFTAYSIAFNVFICPSDANTGRVVGENNYRYNFGGSLTHQGAATWDNNAVRTAPGNGAFSYGPSLRVADFKDGLSNTAVFSERVKGSGTDLSSTPPTPADIITSPQRQTTAVSEVDRDTHFQVCGGYVPVPDRFHFNSMGRFLDGSDFVNGWPTAAYSGSLYNHVAPPNWRGTDCGMASAIADVPGEHAIVSARSDHPGGVNVLLGDGSVKFVKSTVDVFTWRALGTRNGGEVISADQY is encoded by the coding sequence ATGTCCCCCAGCGATCGTTTCGGCAATCGTCGCGGTTTTACCCTGATTGAATTGCTCGTCGTCATTGCCATCATCGGCGTACTCATCGCCTTGCTTCTGCCCGCAGTGCAGTCGGCCCGAGAGGCCGCCCGGCGTGCCCAGTGCACCAACAACTTGAAGCAAATCGGGCTCGGCCTGGCCAACTATGAGAGTAGCCACAATGCCTACCCCCCCGGTCGGCTTCAGCCGGACCGAACCGATTCGGCCGGGAACCCCGTCACCGGTCGGTACACCAGCTACGGTTCGGTACCGGGCAACTGGACCGGTAATATCTCGGTCCACACCCACATTCTGAATTTCATGGAGCAGGTCAACGCGTATAGCGCCATGAACTTCTCGGTGGCGACCTCGAACCGCCTGACGACCGGCGGAGTCGTTTCGAACGCCAATTTCACCGCCTACTCAATCGCGTTCAATGTGTTCATCTGCCCGTCCGACGCCAACACCGGTCGGGTCGTGGGTGAGAACAACTATCGCTACAACTTCGGCGGCTCGCTGACCCACCAGGGCGCAGCGACCTGGGATAACAACGCCGTAAGAACGGCTCCGGGGAACGGTGCGTTCTCTTACGGCCCTTCGCTCCGCGTGGCTGATTTCAAGGACGGTCTGAGCAACACCGCCGTCTTCTCCGAACGCGTCAAGGGAAGCGGAACAGATCTTTCGTCTACTCCTCCCACTCCTGCCGACATCATCACTTCCCCCCAGCGGCAGACCACCGCGGTGTCCGAGGTCGATCGTGACACCCACTTCCAGGTTTGCGGCGGCTACGTGCCTGTTCCTGACCGCTTCCACTTTAATTCGATGGGGCGGTTCCTGGATGGCAGCGACTTCGTGAACGGCTGGCCGACAGCCGCTTATTCCGGATCGCTTTACAACCACGTCGCCCCACCGAACTGGAGAGGGACCGACTGCGGCATGGCCAGCGCCATTGCCGACGTCCCGGGAGAGCACGCCATCGTCTCGGCCCGAAGCGATCACCCGGGCGGCGTTAATGTCTTGCTCGGCGACGGTTCGGTCAAGTTCGTCAAGAGCACCGTCGACGTTTTCACCTGGCGAGCTCTGGGCACCCGCAACGGCGGGGAGGTCATCAGCGCAGACCAGTATTGA